The following coding sequences are from one Microbacterium sp. SORGH_AS_0969 window:
- a CDS encoding MFS transporter, which translates to MTTSAHPATGTAPVPIRPGAFADVPTWRYLGFLLGPGVGTFAFNAVTVILPTLRERFGAGDVALELVIAGYGIPFAVLLILGGRLGDRFGRHRLYVVGMGLFLVSAIACALAPSIETLIAARIVQGVGAALCTPQVLATIQATSQGAARTRAIAAFGASGGIGAAVGQVAGGALAALSFGPVEGWRAVFVVVALIAVAAITFAPLAPRSRAHEIVAIDLVGTAALGLGILAASLALTFGPAWNWSWPVGVALVIAAVSLVAMWKHQNAIERSGRVPLLPPSVLRLRPLQLGLMAAGLFFAGYSALLYVFPRAVEAGGLTSLQAGLALLPFAVVFAGVSLAVARIQSRLGDSTLILGVSLQIVALVAMAVTLTLAWGSEIGLWLQPSLLVLGAGQALIFSPLTQLVVREVPVEAAGLSGGMFSTAQQVALSFGVIVIGGVIALTGVAGRAELLAGLGLDIALAVAVLALAVALRARSRRAAV; encoded by the coding sequence ATGACCACCTCCGCACACCCCGCCACCGGCACGGCTCCCGTGCCGATCCGTCCGGGAGCCTTCGCCGATGTCCCCACCTGGCGCTACCTCGGGTTCCTTCTCGGGCCGGGCGTGGGGACGTTCGCCTTCAACGCGGTCACCGTGATCCTGCCGACGCTGCGCGAGCGCTTCGGGGCGGGAGATGTGGCTCTCGAGCTCGTCATCGCGGGTTACGGCATCCCCTTCGCGGTCCTCCTCATCCTCGGCGGGCGGCTCGGCGACCGCTTTGGGCGGCATCGCCTGTATGTCGTCGGCATGGGACTCTTCCTCGTCTCGGCGATCGCGTGCGCGCTCGCCCCCTCGATCGAGACGTTGATCGCCGCCCGGATCGTGCAGGGCGTGGGCGCGGCCCTCTGCACACCGCAGGTCCTCGCCACGATCCAGGCCACCTCGCAGGGAGCCGCACGCACCCGCGCGATCGCCGCGTTCGGGGCGAGCGGCGGGATCGGTGCCGCCGTCGGCCAGGTCGCCGGAGGGGCGCTCGCCGCGCTGTCGTTCGGTCCGGTCGAGGGATGGCGCGCGGTGTTCGTCGTCGTCGCGCTGATCGCCGTCGCGGCGATCACGTTCGCTCCGCTCGCGCCCCGGTCGCGCGCCCACGAGATCGTTGCGATCGACCTGGTCGGCACCGCGGCGCTGGGGCTCGGCATCCTGGCCGCTTCCCTGGCCCTGACCTTCGGCCCGGCGTGGAACTGGTCGTGGCCGGTCGGTGTCGCCCTCGTCATCGCGGCGGTGTCGCTCGTGGCGATGTGGAAGCACCAGAACGCGATCGAACGCTCCGGGCGGGTGCCCCTCCTGCCGCCGAGCGTCCTGCGCCTTCGGCCCCTGCAGCTCGGCCTGATGGCGGCCGGCCTCTTCTTCGCCGGATACTCGGCCCTGCTCTACGTCTTCCCGCGCGCGGTCGAGGCGGGCGGACTGACCTCGCTGCAGGCCGGCCTGGCTCTGCTGCCGTTCGCTGTCGTCTTCGCGGGCGTCTCGCTCGCCGTGGCGCGTATCCAGAGCCGGCTCGGCGACTCCACGCTGATCCTCGGCGTCTCTCTGCAGATCGTCGCCCTGGTCGCGATGGCCGTGACTCTCACGCTCGCGTGGGGGAGCGAGATCGGGTTGTGGCTGCAGCCTTCGCTCCTCGTACTCGGCGCCGGTCAAGCGCTGATCTTCTCTCCCCTCACGCAGCTCGTTGTGCGCGAGGTCCCCGTCGAGGCGGCCGGGCTGTCGGGCGGAATGTTCAGCACCGCCCAGCAAGTGGCTCTGTCGTTCGGCGTCATCGTGATCGGAGGTGTCATCGCCCTGACCGGGGTCGCCGGCCGGGCTGAGCTGCTCGCGGGTCTCGGCCTCGACATCGCGCTCGCCGTCGCTGTCCTCGCGCTGGCGGTGGCCCTGCGTGCGCGGAGCCGCCGCGCGGCAGTGTGA
- a CDS encoding GDSL-type esterase/lipase family protein has protein sequence MHASRRGSRGTRVGRCGCARRRWWGRRRPLSPAQVASLPAEYVPDAAVIVVGGNDVTHRIPAARSADQLADVVRELRERGVPVVVGTCPDLGTLRAIPQPLRALAARSSRQLASAQAAAVHGAGGRVVALAQAVGPMFAERPDEMFSIDRFHPSALGYRRTADALLPAVLAALAEPAHPGRNS, from the coding sequence GTGCACGCCTCGCGAAGGGGATCGCGCGGCACGCGGGTCGGCCGGTGCGGCTGCGCACGGCGGCGGTGGTGGGGTCGGAGACGTCCGCTCTCGCCCGCCCAGGTCGCGTCGCTTCCCGCGGAGTACGTGCCGGACGCGGCGGTCATCGTCGTCGGCGGTAACGACGTCACCCACCGCATCCCCGCGGCACGCTCGGCGGATCAGCTGGCCGACGTCGTCCGTGAGCTGCGGGAGCGCGGCGTGCCCGTGGTGGTCGGTACGTGCCCTGACCTGGGGACGCTGCGCGCGATTCCGCAACCCCTGCGTGCGCTGGCCGCGCGCTCGTCGAGGCAGTTGGCGTCGGCGCAGGCTGCGGCGGTCCACGGCGCCGGAGGGCGCGTCGTCGCGCTCGCTCAGGCCGTGGGGCCGATGTTCGCCGAGCGCCCCGACGAGATGTTCAGCATCGACCGCTTCCACCCCAGCGCACTCGGCTACCGCCGCACGGCCGACGCGTTGCTCCCCGCGGTGCTCGCCGCGCTGGCCGAACCGGCGCACCCCGGGCGAAACTCCTGA
- a CDS encoding cytochrome c oxidase assembly protein, translating into MASVAYLLGVRRVRRRGEPWPVRRTIGFFALGLLPYAVIELGFLGVYSADLRWAFSTRIALLIFAVPAGIAAGRPLDLVPSALRERVLASRVTRIFGNAMVATVVIAAVFCLFLTPVAGILRVNPVVEASLGIVVPLVGLAMVLPMMALGAVHTGTFIAIEFLLAFVELLIDSVPGLLMRLNDNVLDLIPDATRAVSWWPSTLHDQHLAGDWIWFIAEFADVPILVILMIRWMRSDRVEAKSFDDLSDEEYDEMTRAHLRGER; encoded by the coding sequence GTGGCATCCGTCGCCTATCTCCTCGGCGTCCGCCGCGTGCGTCGCCGGGGCGAGCCGTGGCCGGTCCGCCGTACGATCGGCTTCTTCGCGCTCGGGTTGCTTCCTTACGCCGTCATCGAGCTCGGCTTCCTCGGCGTGTACTCCGCGGACCTGCGCTGGGCGTTCTCCACGCGCATCGCGCTGCTGATCTTCGCCGTGCCCGCGGGGATCGCCGCCGGTCGTCCTCTCGACCTCGTCCCTTCCGCCCTCCGCGAGCGTGTTCTCGCCTCCCGGGTCACCCGCATCTTCGGCAACGCGATGGTCGCCACCGTCGTCATCGCGGCGGTGTTCTGCCTCTTCCTCACGCCGGTGGCCGGCATCCTGCGCGTCAATCCCGTGGTCGAGGCCTCCCTCGGCATCGTCGTGCCCCTCGTCGGGCTCGCCATGGTGCTGCCGATGATGGCCCTGGGTGCTGTGCACACGGGAACCTTCATCGCGATCGAGTTCCTGCTCGCGTTCGTCGAGCTGCTGATCGACTCGGTTCCGGGCTTGCTCATGCGGCTCAACGACAATGTGCTGGATCTGATCCCGGATGCCACGCGCGCGGTGTCGTGGTGGCCGTCGACGCTGCACGATCAGCACCTGGCCGGCGACTGGATCTGGTTCATCGCCGAGTTCGCCGACGTCCCGATCCTCGTGATCCTCATGATCCGGTGGATGCGCAGCGACCGCGTCGAGGCGAAGAGCTTCGACGACCTCTCCGACGAGGAGTACGACGAGATGACCCGCGCTCACCTGCGCGGCGAGCGTTGA
- a CDS encoding O-methyltransferase, whose product MPTHEDVDAFLTDTLVGDDPVLDAVLQTQHDGGLPSIEVAPVNAKFLHLLTRIAGARRVLEVGTLGGYSSIWFARAVGAGGRVVTIEAEPANAEIARANLHRAGVSDRVEVRVGRGADVLPTLEGEEPFDLVFIDADKESNTVYLDWAARLGRPGTVVVLDNVVRGGEVADAATTDPKVRGARAGLVMLGQDPRFDATALQTLDRKGWDGVAVAIVVDPVAAAGA is encoded by the coding sequence GTGCCCACCCACGAAGACGTCGACGCGTTCCTGACCGACACCCTGGTCGGTGACGACCCCGTTCTGGATGCCGTGCTCCAGACGCAGCACGACGGTGGCCTTCCGTCGATCGAGGTCGCCCCCGTCAACGCCAAGTTCCTTCACCTGCTGACCCGCATTGCGGGCGCGCGGCGGGTGCTGGAGGTCGGCACGCTCGGCGGCTACTCGAGCATCTGGTTCGCCCGGGCGGTCGGGGCGGGAGGACGCGTCGTCACGATCGAGGCCGAGCCCGCCAACGCGGAGATCGCGCGCGCGAACCTCCATCGCGCCGGGGTCTCCGACCGGGTCGAGGTGCGCGTCGGTCGCGGGGCCGACGTCCTCCCCACCCTGGAGGGCGAGGAGCCCTTCGACCTCGTCTTCATCGACGCCGACAAGGAGTCGAACACCGTCTACCTCGACTGGGCGGCGCGGCTCGGGCGCCCCGGCACCGTCGTCGTGCTCGACAACGTCGTGCGCGGGGGAGAGGTGGCCGATGCCGCCACCACCGATCCCAAGGTGCGTGGCGCCCGCGCCGGCCTGGTGATGCTGGGGCAGGATCCCCGATTCGACGCCACGGCGCTACAGACCCTCGACCGCAAGGGCTGGGACGGGGTGGCGGTGGCGATCGTGGTGGACCCGGTGGCAGCGGCCGGAGCCTGA
- the eno gene encoding phosphopyruvate hydratase → MALIEAVNAREILDSRGNPTVEVEVLLDDGIVQRAAVPSGASTGAFEAYELRDGDKSRYGGKGVLKAVAAVVDELGPAIEGVEASEQRIIDEILIETDGTENKSRTGANAILGVSLAVAKAAADSADLPLFRYLGGPNAHLLPVPLFNVINGGEHADNGIDFQEFFLAPIGADTYGESLRWGTEVYHVLKGELKSAGYNTGLGDEGGFAPDLPSNREGLDFLIRAIEKAGFTPGKDIAVGLDVAATEFYKDGVYTVEGKEWSVDTLVDYFADLVANFPIVTIEDALAEDDWDGWKKLTDAIGSKVQLVGDDLFVTNPKRLKQGIDLGVANSLLVKVNQIGTLSETLDAIALATRSGYTSMLSHRSGETEDTTIADLAVAVNAGQIKTGAPARSERVAKYNQLLRIEEDLGDAAVFAGRSAFPRFKG, encoded by the coding sequence GTGGCACTTATCGAGGCTGTCAACGCGCGCGAGATCCTGGATTCGCGCGGTAACCCGACCGTCGAGGTGGAGGTGCTCCTCGACGACGGCATCGTCCAGCGTGCGGCCGTTCCGTCCGGCGCGTCCACCGGTGCCTTCGAGGCCTACGAGCTGCGCGACGGTGACAAGAGCCGTTACGGCGGCAAGGGCGTGCTCAAGGCGGTCGCCGCGGTCGTCGACGAGCTCGGCCCGGCCATCGAGGGTGTCGAGGCCAGCGAGCAGCGCATCATCGACGAGATCCTCATCGAGACCGACGGCACCGAGAACAAGTCGCGCACCGGCGCCAACGCCATCCTCGGCGTGTCGCTCGCCGTCGCCAAGGCCGCCGCCGACAGCGCCGACCTCCCCCTGTTCCGCTACCTCGGCGGCCCGAACGCGCACCTGCTGCCCGTGCCGCTGTTCAACGTCATCAACGGCGGCGAGCACGCCGACAACGGCATCGACTTCCAGGAGTTCTTCCTCGCGCCCATCGGTGCCGACACCTACGGCGAGTCCCTCCGCTGGGGCACTGAGGTCTACCACGTCCTCAAGGGCGAGCTGAAGTCCGCCGGCTACAACACCGGCCTCGGCGACGAGGGTGGCTTCGCCCCCGACCTGCCCAGCAACCGCGAGGGTCTCGACTTCCTCATCCGCGCGATCGAGAAGGCCGGCTTCACCCCCGGCAAGGACATCGCGGTCGGCCTCGACGTCGCTGCCACCGAGTTCTACAAGGACGGCGTCTACACCGTCGAGGGCAAGGAGTGGAGCGTCGACACCCTGGTCGACTACTTCGCCGACCTCGTCGCGAACTTCCCGATCGTCACGATCGAAGACGCGCTCGCCGAAGACGACTGGGACGGCTGGAAGAAGCTGACGGATGCCATCGGCTCCAAGGTCCAGCTCGTCGGCGACGACCTCTTCGTCACCAACCCCAAGCGACTGAAGCAGGGCATCGACCTGGGCGTCGCGAACTCGCTCCTGGTGAAGGTCAACCAGATCGGCACGCTGTCCGAGACCCTGGATGCCATCGCCCTGGCGACCCGTTCCGGCTACACCTCGATGCTGTCGCACCGCTCGGGTGAGACCGAGGACACCACGATCGCCGACCTCGCCGTCGCCGTGAACGCCGGCCAGATCAAGACCGGTGCCCCGGCGCGCAGCGAGCGCGTCGCGAAGTACAACCAGCTGCTCCGCATCGAGGAAGACCTCGGCGACGCCGCCGTCTTCGCCGGCCGCTCGGCGTTCCCCCGCTTCAAGGGCTGA
- a CDS encoding septum formation initiator family protein → MDRPTPPPRGSASEGPSGAKGKAASGNGAKPTGAKTPAAKTAAAKTARTKAPVAKPRAASPKRPVAAQRRVDVRGWLGGIRVSGFVVIMLGLVVLGTFVLVPTVGTYMDQRQQIQALKSAVAVSQSEVADLQAQRERWSDPAYITTQARERLYYTMPGEVVFLIDDDLPASTALQEQPDVSGDVGQTRTDWMSQFMRSLTSAGAAQVVVPTVGVPDPTPAPASTPAP, encoded by the coding sequence GTGGACCGACCGACACCGCCTCCCCGGGGCTCGGCATCCGAAGGTCCTTCGGGCGCGAAGGGCAAGGCGGCTTCGGGCAACGGTGCGAAGCCCACGGGCGCGAAGACGCCCGCCGCGAAGACCGCCGCGGCGAAGACCGCTCGGACCAAAGCCCCCGTCGCAAAACCACGGGCCGCCTCGCCGAAGCGTCCGGTCGCCGCGCAGCGCCGGGTCGACGTGCGGGGCTGGCTCGGCGGCATCCGCGTGTCGGGGTTCGTCGTCATCATGCTCGGCCTCGTGGTTCTCGGAACGTTCGTGCTCGTCCCCACGGTCGGGACGTACATGGATCAGCGTCAGCAGATCCAGGCGCTGAAGAGCGCGGTGGCTGTGAGCCAGTCCGAGGTCGCCGACCTGCAGGCGCAACGCGAACGGTGGTCGGACCCGGCGTACATCACGACCCAAGCGCGCGAGCGGTTGTACTACACGATGCCCGGCGAGGTCGTGTTCCTCATCGACGACGACCTACCCGCCTCGACCGCTCTGCAGGAACAGCCCGACGTGAGCGGCGACGTCGGTCAGACCCGTACCGACTGGATGTCGCAGTTCATGCGGTCGCTCACGTCCGCTGGTGCCGCTCAGGTGGTCGTCCCGACCGTCGGTGTTCCCGACCCGACGCCAGCCCCCGCCTCGACGCCCGCGCCCTGA
- a CDS encoding DUF501 domain-containing protein, whose amino-acid sequence MTSPQLPPASDADLAVLQTQLGRVPRGVVGIAARCVCGNPTVVATSPRLDDGSPFPTFYYLTHPAATAAMSVLEAGHVMKEFQDELAEDDDLRTAYLAAHEAYLRDRAAYGEPDEIAGISAGGMPTRVKCLHALAGHSLAAGPGVNPIGDRALARGTWSPERCVCETPGAGG is encoded by the coding sequence ATGACTTCTCCGCAGCTTCCCCCCGCCTCCGACGCCGACCTCGCCGTTCTGCAGACGCAGCTCGGCCGTGTGCCGCGTGGCGTCGTCGGCATTGCGGCGCGCTGTGTCTGCGGCAACCCCACGGTGGTCGCGACATCTCCCCGGCTCGACGACGGCAGCCCGTTCCCCACGTTCTACTACCTGACGCATCCCGCTGCGACGGCCGCGATGTCGGTACTCGAGGCCGGGCACGTCATGAAGGAGTTCCAGGACGAGCTCGCCGAGGACGACGACCTGCGCACCGCGTACCTCGCCGCGCACGAGGCGTATCTGCGCGACCGAGCGGCGTACGGCGAGCCCGACGAGATCGCGGGGATCTCCGCCGGCGGGATGCCGACGCGCGTCAAGTGTCTGCACGCTCTGGCCGGCCATTCCCTCGCCGCCGGTCCCGGCGTCAACCCGATCGGCGACCGCGCTCTCGCCCGCGGCACCTGGTCTCCCGAGCGGTGCGTCTGCGAGACACCCGGAGCCGGAGGATGA
- a CDS encoding S8 family serine peptidase, whose protein sequence is MRRVVAAAASLVLAVMLSGATTAPVPEDPTDSVRASEYWLDQYGIRDAWKTTRGAGQTIAIIDTGIGRGPTEFNGAVAGGTDVSGAGSSDGRTPVGAVDSNHGSWVASLAASRGTGNGRGMIGVAPEAELLSISIGFGASASVPFTEQIAKAMRWAVDNGATVINLSLTTNTLDWDPSWDDAFMYAFDHDVVVVVAAGNRGSGTDRVGAPATIPGVLAVGGVDPSGRASSDASTQGITIGISAPSERLLGVSADGTLAQWNGTSGAAPIVAGIAALVRAAHPGMDANNVLNRLISTAKPAPGTSPGLDLLYGYGLVDASRAVTADVDSVSENPLGSLEDWIRVYRRADSEPSPTPTSAPVSIPPLPPIEGPPSASSPLLPSRDTVLYGSLPLAGATLAAIMVALGVSAAARRIRKARIHREPSRTTNQESLPS, encoded by the coding sequence ATGAGACGCGTCGTCGCCGCGGCGGCATCCCTCGTCCTCGCGGTGATGCTCAGCGGGGCGACGACCGCTCCCGTGCCCGAAGACCCCACCGACAGCGTCCGCGCCTCGGAGTACTGGCTCGATCAGTACGGCATCCGGGATGCGTGGAAGACCACCCGCGGTGCGGGGCAGACGATCGCCATCATCGACACGGGAATCGGACGCGGGCCGACCGAGTTCAACGGTGCCGTCGCCGGCGGAACCGACGTGTCGGGGGCCGGCTCGTCCGATGGCCGCACTCCGGTCGGCGCGGTGGACTCGAACCACGGCAGCTGGGTCGCCTCTCTCGCGGCTTCTCGGGGAACCGGGAACGGCCGCGGGATGATCGGTGTCGCCCCCGAGGCGGAGCTGCTGTCGATCTCGATCGGGTTCGGGGCCTCGGCATCCGTTCCCTTCACCGAACAGATCGCGAAGGCCATGCGGTGGGCCGTCGACAATGGAGCGACCGTCATCAACCTGTCGCTCACGACGAACACGCTCGACTGGGATCCCAGCTGGGACGACGCCTTCATGTACGCGTTCGACCATGACGTGGTCGTCGTCGTCGCCGCCGGCAACCGGGGAAGCGGCACCGACCGCGTGGGCGCCCCCGCGACCATCCCCGGGGTGCTCGCCGTGGGTGGCGTCGACCCGTCCGGACGCGCGAGCAGCGACGCGTCCACCCAGGGCATCACGATCGGCATCTCGGCTCCGAGCGAGCGCCTCCTGGGCGTGTCGGCCGACGGAACGCTCGCGCAATGGAACGGCACGAGCGGCGCAGCGCCGATCGTGGCGGGCATCGCCGCTCTCGTGCGTGCCGCGCATCCGGGAATGGATGCCAACAACGTCCTGAACCGTCTCATCTCCACCGCGAAGCCGGCTCCGGGCACCTCACCCGGACTCGACCTCCTTTACGGCTACGGTCTCGTCGACGCATCCCGTGCCGTCACGGCGGACGTCGACTCGGTGTCGGAGAACCCGCTCGGCAGTCTCGAGGACTGGATCCGCGTCTACCGCCGCGCCGACAGCGAGCCGAGTCCGACGCCCACGTCGGCGCCCGTCTCGATCCCGCCGCTCCCGCCGATCGAGGGGCCGCCCTCGGCGAGTTCGCCTCTGCTCCCGTCGCGCGATACCGTGCTGTACGGGTCGCTGCCGCTCGCGGGTGCCACGCTCGCCGCTATAATGGTTGCGCTCGGCGTCAGTGCTGCTGCCCGGCGAATTCGAAAGGCGCGCATTCATCGCGAGCCGAGCCGCACCACAAACCAGGAGTCTCTCCCATCGTGA
- a CDS encoding NAD(P)/FAD-dependent oxidoreductase: MTSTVPRILIVGGGYAGFYTAWKLEKLLSRGEAEVTIVDPLPYMTYQPFLPEVAAGEIEPRHVVVGLRRHLKRTTVIAGKVTGINHATKTATITPIAGDETWQHEYDQIVVTAGAVSRTFPIPGIAENAIGLKTIEEAVAIRDRLTSNFDKASVLPAGPERDRLLTVVVVGGGFAGIEVFAELRAYASSLLKSYPQLSFDDTHFHLIEAMGRIMPEVSQKTSEWVLADLAKKGAFVHLDTQVKGAVDGVIELSTGEQLPSDLIIWTAGVMANPTVVRGSDLPVEERGRIRTRPDLRVGTDEEFVEGAWAAGDVSAVPDLSGGGVGGFCVPNAQHAVRQGKLMAKNIVAVLRGEEPKQYFHKNLGAVAGLGLYNGAFQSGKIALTGFIAWLAHRGYHGLAMPTWERKFRVIGDWVQNFVHGRETVNLEAVQNPRATFEEFAARPRPAAPAAEAPTAEKKPEPVAAK, encoded by the coding sequence GTGACCAGCACCGTGCCCAGGATCCTCATTGTCGGCGGAGGCTACGCGGGTTTCTACACCGCGTGGAAGCTCGAGAAGCTGCTCAGCCGCGGCGAGGCCGAGGTCACCATCGTCGACCCGCTGCCCTACATGACCTACCAGCCGTTCCTCCCCGAGGTCGCGGCCGGTGAGATCGAGCCGCGCCACGTCGTCGTCGGCCTCCGTCGCCACCTCAAGCGCACCACGGTCATCGCGGGCAAGGTCACGGGCATCAACCACGCGACCAAGACCGCGACGATCACCCCCATCGCGGGCGACGAGACCTGGCAGCACGAGTACGACCAGATCGTCGTGACCGCCGGTGCCGTCTCGCGCACGTTCCCGATCCCGGGTATCGCCGAGAACGCGATCGGCCTCAAGACGATCGAAGAAGCCGTCGCGATCCGCGACCGCCTGACCTCGAACTTCGACAAGGCGTCGGTGCTCCCCGCCGGCCCCGAGCGTGACCGCCTGCTGACCGTCGTCGTCGTCGGCGGCGGCTTCGCCGGCATCGAGGTCTTCGCCGAGCTGCGTGCCTACGCGTCGTCGCTGCTGAAGTCCTACCCCCAGCTGTCGTTCGACGACACGCACTTCCACCTCATCGAGGCCATGGGCCGCATCATGCCCGAGGTGTCGCAGAAGACGAGCGAGTGGGTGCTCGCCGACCTCGCGAAGAAGGGTGCCTTCGTGCACCTCGACACGCAGGTCAAGGGCGCCGTCGACGGCGTCATCGAGCTCTCCACGGGCGAGCAGCTGCCGAGCGACCTCATCATCTGGACGGCCGGTGTCATGGCGAACCCCACCGTCGTTCGTGGCAGCGACCTCCCCGTCGAGGAGCGCGGTCGCATCCGCACCCGCCCCGACCTGCGCGTCGGCACTGACGAAGAGTTCGTCGAGGGGGCCTGGGCCGCTGGTGACGTTTCGGCCGTTCCCGACCTCTCGGGTGGCGGCGTCGGCGGTTTCTGCGTGCCGAACGCTCAGCACGCCGTCCGCCAGGGCAAGCTCATGGCGAAGAACATCGTGGCGGTGCTGCGCGGCGAGGAGCCCAAGCAGTACTTCCACAAGAACCTCGGTGCCGTCGCCGGTCTCGGTCTCTACAACGGCGCCTTCCAGTCGGGCAAGATCGCGCTGACCGGCTTCATCGCCTGGCTCGCCCACCGTGGTTACCACGGCCTGGCCATGCCGACGTGGGAGCGCAAGTTCCGCGTGATCGGCGACTGGGTGCAGAACTTCGTCCACGGTCGCGAGACCGTCAACCTCGAGGCCGTGCAGAACCCGCGCGCGACCTTTGAGGAGTTCGCGGCTCGCCCGCGTCCCGCGGCTCCCGCCGCCGAGGCGCCCACGGCCGAGAAGAAGCCCGAGCCCGTCGCGGCGAAGTAA
- a CDS encoding IS30 family transposase: MSRRDAAAQVGIHERTARDWDHGVRHSRNSRFYPDGRRVDYSTGRTTMESMTTPPPRVPAQIGSRLLSLQEREKIADLRRLGWTLRSIGRELDRAASTIKRELDARRDANGRYLPHAAHRDAAAKRVRPKPAKLAQPGRLREYVSDRLKEQWSPGQISGVLSRDHAGDESMQVSAETIYQAIYVQARGGLKREVADALRTGRARRKPHRTPEHRTSRFVDPMVMISERPPEVADRAVPGHWEGDLIMGAGNQSAIVTLVERATRYVMLGHLPARDHTAETVRDVLVGLIGSLPAHLRGSLTWDQGTEMAAHKAFTVATDVPVYFCDPASPWQRGSNENTNGLLRQYFPKGTDLSVYGPEDLEHVAQKLNGRPRKTLGWDTPAQRLLELV; this comes from the coding sequence GTGTCGCGGCGGGACGCCGCAGCGCAGGTCGGCATCCACGAGCGCACCGCACGGGATTGGGATCACGGGGTCCGGCATTCGCGGAACTCGCGGTTCTACCCGGACGGGCGACGCGTTGACTACTCGACTGGGCGCACCACGATGGAGTCCATGACGACCCCACCGCCCCGGGTTCCGGCGCAGATCGGTTCTCGGCTGCTGTCTCTGCAGGAGCGAGAGAAGATCGCCGATTTACGGCGGCTCGGGTGGACGTTGCGGTCGATTGGCCGGGAGTTGGACCGGGCAGCGTCGACGATCAAGCGCGAACTCGACGCGCGCAGGGATGCGAACGGGCGTTACCTGCCGCACGCCGCTCACCGCGATGCCGCGGCGAAGAGGGTCCGGCCGAAGCCCGCGAAGCTGGCCCAGCCCGGACGGTTGCGGGAGTACGTCTCGGACCGGCTGAAGGAACAATGGTCTCCGGGACAGATCAGCGGCGTCCTGTCGCGAGATCACGCGGGCGACGAGAGTATGCAGGTGAGCGCGGAGACGATTTACCAGGCGATTTACGTCCAGGCTCGCGGCGGTTTGAAACGCGAGGTCGCCGATGCGCTGCGCACCGGGCGCGCCCGCCGCAAACCGCACCGCACCCCCGAGCACCGCACGAGCCGTTTCGTTGATCCGATGGTGATGATCAGTGAGCGACCGCCGGAGGTCGCAGATCGCGCCGTCCCCGGGCATTGGGAGGGGGATCTGATCATGGGAGCTGGTAATCAGTCCGCGATCGTCACCCTCGTCGAACGCGCCACCCGCTACGTCATGCTCGGGCATCTGCCCGCCCGTGATCACACCGCCGAAACCGTCCGCGACGTCCTGGTGGGCCTGATCGGCAGCCTCCCGGCGCACCTGCGGGGGTCGCTCACCTGGGACCAAGGGACGGAGATGGCCGCGCACAAGGCGTTCACGGTCGCCACCGACGTCCCCGTCTACTTCTGCGACCCCGCCAGCCCCTGGCAGCGCGGATCGAACGAGAACACCAACGGCCTGCTCCGGCAGTACTTCCCGAAAGGCACCGACCTGTCCGTCTACGGTCCGGAAGACCTCGAGCACGTCGCCCAGAAACTCAACGGCCGCCCACGCAAAACGCTGGGCTGGGACACCCCAGCCCAGCGTCTGCTAGAACTCGTTTAG
- a CDS encoding LemA family protein: MWEWLVPVLVIVGIVVIAGIYLWATYNSLVALNVRVDEAWSDITVQLKRRADLLPNLIETVKGYAAHEKAVFENVTRARAETLSAESPAAAGVAEGHMQQALKSLFAVAEAYPQLQASQNFLQLQHSIVDTEDKIQASRRFYNGGVRELNTKIKVFPNNLFARQLGFSEREFFEVVDGAAIAEPPRVQF; the protein is encoded by the coding sequence ATGTGGGAGTGGCTCGTACCGGTCTTGGTGATCGTCGGCATCGTGGTGATCGCCGGCATCTACCTGTGGGCCACCTACAACTCGCTCGTCGCGCTGAACGTGCGCGTCGACGAGGCGTGGAGTGACATCACGGTCCAGCTCAAGCGCCGCGCCGACCTGCTCCCGAATCTCATCGAGACGGTGAAGGGGTACGCGGCCCACGAGAAGGCCGTGTTCGAGAACGTCACGCGCGCTCGTGCCGAGACGCTCTCGGCCGAGAGCCCTGCGGCCGCCGGCGTCGCCGAGGGACACATGCAACAGGCCCTGAAATCATTGTTCGCCGTCGCCGAGGCATACCCGCAGCTTCAGGCGAGCCAGAACTTCCTGCAGCTGCAGCACTCGATCGTCGACACCGAAGACAAGATCCAGGCCTCGCGTCGCTTCTACAACGGTGGCGTCCGCGAGCTCAACACGAAGATCAAGGTCTTCCCGAACAACCTGTTCGCCCGGCAGCTCGGCTTCAGCGAGCGGGAGTTCTTCGAGGTCGTCGACGGCGCGGCCATCGCCGAACCACCTCGCGTCCAGTTCTGA